Sequence from the Priestia megaterium genome:
TATACAGTAAAATTCCTCTTTGCAAAAATATTTTTTTGCATCTAGTTAGCACTCATAATTAAACGCGAAAAAAGCCACTAGTATATACTAGTGGCTTTTAATTTTATCAAACCTTTTTAAGAATTGACAATTGCTTTTCAGCAACTGTAACGCTTTGAAATATACGTGTAAAAAAACATCATGCTTTTGCCCTATAAATCAGTATCGCACTCTGCTTTTATGCTTGAAAAGGTTGACCTGCTTCATATTTGTCTTCAAGTACTAAGATCCCTTTTTCTTGAGGAGCGTTCGGAAGCGCCAGCTCTTTAGCAGAGCAAATCATACCTGAAGAAGGTACACCGCGCAGCTCTGCATCTTTAATGATCATACCACTTGGCATAACCGCTCCTACTTTTGCTACCACGACTTTTTGACCTGCGTCTACATTTGGTGCTCCACATACAATTTGAAGTGTTTCTGTGCCAACATCTACTTTACAGATGTTCAGCTTATCCGCATTTGGATGCTTCTCTTTTTCTTGAACATATCCCACTACAAATTTAGGAGATAAATCCACTTCAAGTTTACCTTCAAAACCGCTTTCGCTAAGTACACGATTTACTTCTTCCACCATTTCTTCTGTTAATTCAAGAGAACCATTTCCCTCTACTTTTAACTTAGAAGAAGCATGAAAGATGTTATAGCCAGCTGTTGTATTTGATTTTTGATCAAAGATACGCACAACGTCGCCTTTTGTTTCAAACGTGCGATTTTCAATTGCGATATCTTCTAGCTTGACGATTAACGTATCGCCGATGCCTTCTTTATTATAAAAAAGATTCATAATTAGTCCCGTCCTTTACTGCGATTTTTTCCTAGAATAAAAATAGGTTCTAGCTCACCGTTTTCGTATAAAAATGAAAGAGCTGTGATGGGTACACGTCCACTTGCAAAAAAGCTCATGGTCATCTGCGCAAGAATATCATAACCCGTTTCGTTTTGGATATCAGCTAGAATCAACACATCTTGATGAGGTACTGCTACAGCCATTGTGCCCGAAACACTAGAAGCAAAATCTTGCAAAAATGCCTCGTTAAGAATTCGGCTTGCATCGTATCCATCGTTCTGATTTACAAAATAAAAGTCATTGCCTGCTACCGTATCTTTTTTATGTGAAATCGGCAAAGAGCGAAGATTAAATTTAGCCATTTCCCGCACTGCGGATAGATCTAAACTTTCCTTGCGAATTAGTTTCTCATCTAATAGACGATATGTATTGCCTAAATCAAGCGCATAATAAATGCGTGTTTCAGCTGTATGTTCATCATAAATCAACGGCACGTCTTCATTCGATTTATCCGGAAAAGACGTTGAGCGAATAACTGGATAAATGCGCTTTTCTTTTCCCGTTACCTGCTGTTCATCGTTCATAACACGAAGAGCTTCTTTTATATAATATACCATTTCATCTAGAGCTGCTTCCTTTTTTTCTTCCCATTTTGCAATTAGCCCAGGTAAAGAAATGGTTACACCTTTTTTCGTTTCCTGATGTTCAACGCGCAGCGTATCTTTTTCACGATCAAATAAAAATGACCACTCCGCACCCGTTAATCGCTCTTCTAGTAGTTTTCTCATCTTTTGACTATTCATTTTCGCCATATTTACGCCTCCTTTTCTCATTTTTATGTATGAAGACTGATAGCTGTAGATCGCTATCAGTCTTCACTTGATTTATGCATTTAAGCCGTTAATAAACTCTTCAATTTCTTCTTTTGTTTTACGGTCTTTGCTGACAAAACGCCCTGTTTCTTCTCCGTTGCTGTAACCAACAAAGCTTGGAATTCCAAAGATGCTTAATTCTGCACAAAGATCGATAAAGTCGTCGCGGTCGACATAGTGAAATGTATACTCGCTATGATTCGCCTCAATTTCTGGAAGCACAGGCTCGATTACTCGGCAATCTGGGCACCAGTCTGCTGAAAACATCATGATATGTTTTCCTTCTTTAATGATTTCTTTGTATTGTTCAATTGTTTGCATTTTTTCCATTTTTCTTTCCTCCACTTTTTCTTTTACTTTCGTATTTAAACGGCTAAAGCCCTATACATTATTTAATCCTTCTACATCAAAACATAGTATATGAGTTGTTGCAACTATCATACACTGATGCTTTTCTATTATAAAGGGTTACAAAGAAATTTCCTATTGAACAGCTTGATTTGTCCTAAAATCCAGCTGTCCTTTTAGCATTAAAACAACCTGATAAAACATAGCGGTCCGATCTAAATTTCCATTGGTAAAAATACCGATTGCTCCTTCTTTTTTTCGAATATTCTTTTGGTTTGTATACACTTCCATAGCTTCGGCTAATTCTTTTTTGTCATGACGAAGCATACCGGCTACCGCTTCAGGAAGCCGAATACGAGCCCCTCCACCTAAAATCGGTTCAAGGTCCTTAGAGGTAACAAGGCTTCCCCAATTGCAAAGGAATAAGCCATGAGGCGTTTCCTGCACCCCTCCTTCAAGCCCAATACCAATATCAGCACCTGTCTCTTTGACAGCAGCACGCGCGCGGTTAATCGCTCCTTGGATGGTTTCTTCGTCAGAAAAAGGCTGTGGCGACACCCCGGACTGCACATCTACCTCTACATATGTAAAAGTATCTCCAAATACTTTTTTTACTGCATTTACTTTTGTTGGATTCTTCGTTCCGATTGAAATTTTCATTTTTTTCTCCTGTCATTATGAAACAAAGCAACCGCAAAAGCAGCTGCTTTGTTCTTCTTTATCCGTTTTGCTTAATCGTATCGAGCGTTGTTTGGTCTGTAGAACGTACAAGTTTGACTAGTAATTCTTTTGCGGCTGCATAGTCATCTACATGAATCATAGATGCATGAGTATGAATATAACGTGAACATACGCCGATTACCGCAGAAGGAACTCCATTATTAGAAGTATGAACGCGCCCTGCATCCGTACCTCCTGGAGAAACAAAGTATTGATAAGGGATGCTGTTTGTCTCAGCTGTATCTAAAATAAATTCTCTCATTCCTCTATGTGTGACCATCGTACGGTCAAAGATACGAAGTAATACGCCTTTTCCTAACTGTCCAAATGCATTTTTATCGCCTGATGTATCGTTAGCAGGACTAGCATCTAGTGCATAAAACAAATCCGGTTTAATCATATTCGCAGCTGATTGAGCACCGCGAAGTCCTACTTCTTCTTGAACAGTAGCTCCAGAATATAAGATATTTGGCAATTTTTCATTTTTTACTTCTTTTAATAATTCAATCGCAAGTCCGCACCCATAGCGGTTATCCCATGCTTTCGCCAGTATTTTCTTTTCATTTGCCATTGGCGTAAACGGACAAATCGGTACAATTTGATCGCCAGGACGAATGCCCATTTCTGCTACTTCCTGCTTGCTATCTGCGCCCACATCAATCATCATATTTTTAATGGCCATTGGCTTGTTGCGCTGTGATTCGTCTAATAAATGGGGAGGGATAGAAGCAATTACGCCGGTGATAGGACCTTTTTTTGTAACAACATGGACGCGTTGAGCTAGCAGTACTTGACTCCACCATCCTCCTAGAGTTTGAAAACGAAGCATTCCTTTATCTGTTACAGACGTAACCATAAATCCTACTTCGTCCATATGTCCTGCTACCATTACTTTAGGGCCTTTTTCTTCATTATAGCGAACGCCGAATAAACTTCCTAACCCATCTTGAATGACTTCATCTACAAGGGGTTCAATTTGCGAGCGCATAAATGAACGTACTTGATGTTCGTTTCCAGCGGCACCTGGTAACTCCGTTAATGTTTTAAATAGAGATAGCGTTTCATTGTTCATATATACTCTCCTTTATGTATCATTTTCTTTATTGTATCGAAAACCGGAAATAGTTGCTAGTTCCGTCCTTCTCTTCTATAACTCAACTTAACAAAGCATTCGACAATTTGATATAATGATGAAAACATATCCTTAAAAAGCAGGTGAATAACGTGAAATGGACTCAACTAATAGCAGGAGCTGCAGTCGGATTTGCAAGCGCTTATATTCTTCAAAAAAGAAAGTCGTCAATTTCCTCATCGGAAGCCCTTACGATTATTAAAAGCGCTTTTAAACAAAATGGGGCAATCGACGGCTCATGGATTGAAACAACGACTAAAGTCATTCAAAAACATGGTCTCTCTTTTTATGGTTATACAGGTGGAATTATCAGAACACGTGATGCAAAACAGGAACATTACGAGTTTTTCATTGATAAAAAAAGCGGTTCTATTATTGAATTGACGCTGAATGCATCCGTTTAATTTCGTCAACTATTTCTCCTTTATTATCCCATTTTACAGCTCGATAAAAAGCATCATGATAAAAACTTAGCCAAACTTGATTCTCATAGGCATAAGCTAGCCACTGCTGCTTTTGTTCAATCGAAGTCATTGGATAATCATCATATGCCATTACCCATAAGACATTTTGATGTGCATGTGTTGGCAACAGATCGCCCATGTGCACTAAGATGTCATTGTTTCCTTTTAATACAACTACAGCATGACCATCGCTGTGACCGCCGGTATGATGAACCGTTACTCCAGGCACAATTTCATCTTTGTCGCTAAATGTTATTACTTGATGCTGAATAAATTCCCAATTTTGTTTCCAATACGTATTTTTAGAACGTATATTAGGATTTCTCATTTCATTCCACTCAATTTCACTAACAAAAATTCTTGCATTTGGAAAAGTAGAGGAAAAATGTCCGTTGCTACATTTTGTTAAGCCTGACACATGATCAAAGTGAAGATGCGTCATAATGACATGAGTAATATCTTCGCACGTAAACCCTAACTTTTGTAAATCTTCAGCAATAAATGATTCTTCTGTTACACCAAAATGACGCTTTTTTTTCTCATCCAACATACCATTTCCTATGCCTGCATCAATTAACATGAGGTGTTTTTCAGTTTGAACGAGCAAAGGATCAGTCCTCATTGGAATTCGATTTCCTTCTGAGATAGGATATTTTTTTGTCCAAAGCTCTTTTGGAACAACACCAAACATTGCTCCTCCGTCTAAATGATTATTCCCTCCACGAAGCCATGTCACTTTTAATTCGCCTATTGTTAACGTTTCCATTTTACACCTCCATTATATTCCTTTTTATTTTATCACTATCTCCTTCTCTTTTTGAACAAAAAAAGACTGAGGAACTCAGTCTTTTTCGTTCAGGTATTTTACTTCACAGCGGTAAATGCGGCTGCCTTTTTGTGAAAATTTCTCTTCATATTCCGTCATAACATTGCCTTCAAAATCGTTTTTATGCAAATCTAAGCTAATGTATTTGAGAAGAAGCCCATATTCTGAAAAGCTTGTCAATGAATATTCAAATAGCCCTTGATTATCTGTTTTAAAGTGAATTTCTCCACCATCAACCAGCAGGTTTTCATACATACTTAAGAACGTTTTGTATGTTAAACGGCGCTTGGCATGTCTCTTTTTTGGCCATGGATCAGAGAAATTGAGATAAACGCGACCCACGTCATTTTTTGCAAAGAACTCACTAAGATGGTTAGCATCTACATTCAACAGCTTTAAATTTGGCAGCTCTTCTTCAATCAATCGTTCTAGAGCACTTAAGATGACACTTTCATACATTTCAATTCCAATATAGTTGATATGCGGATTTTGTTTAGCCATCCCTACTAAAAATTGGCCTTTTCCTGTTCCTACTTCAATATGAAGAGGATTTTCGTTTCCAAAAACCTCTTTCCAGTTCCCTTTATACTCTGCTGGGTTTGGAACCACGTATTGGGGATTTTCAGCAATTTTATCTTTTGCCCAAGGTTTGTTTCGTAATCTCATGTTGCACCTCTTTAATGTATTTTGACGCATTGAAAATGTCGGTTATTCGAAACAACCGACATTCTCATGCATAATTGTGTTTAGATAGAAAAAAATAAGAGCATCATACGAGAAAGGATGATGCTTAATGCCTTTAAATGCCGAACACCAAATGAATATATTAAAAGATATTTTATCTAATCATCAAAGTGATTGCTGCGGAACGGTTGCGGAATGTGAACAGGTTGAACGTTTAATTCAATCAATGTTAGCAAAAGGATATGCTAGCACAGACGTACAAGCAACACTACAAAACGTGTATAAATACACGCAAGATGCAAAAAGTGCTGCTCATTTAGACGAACATATTCAAACCAATCAACAAAATTTATCACAATGGGTCCAAGAACTATCTACCTTGTCATAATCTTTGCTACTGTGCTTGAATGTCGTTGACGAGCAACATCCGAAGATATTCAAGCCAGTAATTCATTTCAGAATGTTCATTTTTCGAACGATGCCATTCAATGAATAAAATGGTTTGACTTATCACATACCACTTCATTCTCTTTTTCAAGTTCTCGGTTAGTTCAACCCCATAATGCTCAAGCCATTCTTCCCACTGAGATGGATTGATGTACCAATAAAGCAATAAACCTAAATCAATAGCAGGATCTGCAATCATCGCTCCGTCCCAGTCGATTAAATATAGCTGCGTATTCTCTCCAAGCATCCAGTTATTGTGGTTCACATCACAGTGACACACAACATATTTATCTGTCTGAACGGACGGAAGCTCTGCTTGTAAATAACTGATTCCCTGCTCTACAATACTCTCTTTTTGAAGTCGTTCGTCCACATTCTCTACAATATCGGCTAGCACGTCTTCGGGAAGAAGCGGTGTTTTCCCCAACCTTTTCAACATATCTAATAACTCGTTTGAATGATGAATTTTACTAAGCAATTCTGTCACTCGACTCGAATTCATATCTTTTGGTTTTAATTCTCGACCATCTAGCCAGTGCTGAGCTGTGATCACATCTCCATTTTCCATTCGTCTTGTCCACACGAGCTTCGGTACAATTCCTTCAGCTGACAATACTGCTAAAAAAGGTGATGAATTACGCTTTAAAAAAAGCTTTCGGTCTTGAAATTTTGCAAAATAAGCTTCTCCTGTCGCTCCGCCAGCAGGAGTAATTTCCCATTCGCTTCCTAATATATCTTCCAACCAATTCACCTTCAATTTCAACACACACATTTCGTTTAAAAATTTCACTCAATAAAGCAATCTATTAAGACATCATGACGTTATTTTCTTAGTAAATAAAAAAGACGGCTATTGAGGATATGTATCAATAGCCATCCTTTATAAATATTATCTCCATCACACTTTTTTCGTCAAGTGGTTGAAGACAATAATTACGTTTGAAATAAAATAAGAACGCTAAGCTTTGAAACGTTTATAGCATTATTCTCTATAGTAGGATACCCATTTTTATATACTTTACAATGATCAAGTGCTATTTTCCATGGTCCTTCTGGCAAAACTATTTTTTCTTCCATTAGGCCTTGATTAAAAAACACGATAATATTCTTCCAAGGACCGTAAGCCAATACGTTTGATAAGCAATAGCCAATAACGGATTGCGGCGTGTTTAGGAAAGAGACATGCTGCCTAATCGCTGAAGCATCTCCCAAGCGAAATGCACCGTGCTGTTTGCGAATACGAATCAGCTCTTGAACCCAATTCACATCACGAGAAAATTTGATCCGTCGATTCCAATCAAGTGCATTAATATCATCGGGTGAATTATAGCTGTTCTCTACGCCTTGTTTAGTGCGGTAAAACTCTTGACCACTATGAAGAAACGGTATGCCTTGCGAAAGAAGCACAATAGCAGTAGCAAGGCGGTGACGACTTCTACGAGTGTCTTCGTCTTCTTCTCCATTTGAATTCGTTAACTTATCCCACAGCGTATGATTATCATGTGATTCAACGTAATTAACTGATTGTGCTAGATTTATAAATAAAGCCCGGCTGTCTTCTTTATCCAGAATGCTCCCCGCTATCACAGATTGCACTGCCTCTTTTTGATGAATATTTCCGCTGATAAAACCTTTTTCATACACATCAAACGTGCTTCCTTTTACAGAATCTCGAAAGCGATCATTAAAATAGCCGATTTGAGGCGTTTGGCGAGCATTCGCCATAATTGCTTTTTGATTGTAGGAGAGAGGAGTATTTAAATCCCAGCCTTCGCCAAAAACCAAAATAGTAGAATCAATTTCATTTATTTTTTCCCGAATGATGTTCATCGTTTCTATATCTAAAATCCCCATGAGGTCAAAGCGAAACCCATCAACATCGTACTCTTTTATCCAAAATAATACTGAATCGATAATAAACTTTTGCACCATTTTCCGTTCAGAAGCAAAATCATTTCCTACTCCCGTCCCGTTCGAAGGCATCCCAAACTCATCATGTCGAAAATAATAGCCTGGAACAATTTTTTCAAAAGGTGATTCTTCTCGTACAAATACGTGATTATAAACTACATCTATAATAACACGGAATCCCTGTTGATGAAGGGTTGATATTAATTGTTTCACTTCAGCAATACGAGTGGCAGGATTTGAAGGGTCAGCGGAGTAGCTTCCTTCTGGTACATTAAACAACAATGGATTATACCCCCAATTATAAGAAGCATGAGGATTTAATTCATCTACTCCGCCAAAGTCGTTAATAGGAAGAAATTCAAGGTGGGTCACTCCTAGCTCTTTTAAATAATGAAGGCCTGTTGTTTTGCCTGGATGCCCGCTTGATTCAATAACAGCTAGGTACGTACCTTTTTTTTCTATCCCGCTTGAAGGATGAATAGAAAAGTCTCGAACGTGCATTTCGTAAATAACGGCATCCGTTGGCTGAAGGAAAGGCGGCTTTTCATGGAGATGAACATAGGCTGTATGAAGATTTATCAGAACTCCGTATTCACTATTTGCTGTAGCTGCAACGGCATAAGGGTCCACCGCTTCATTTGTCCGGCCGTTTACATCTATTAAAAATCGATAATAATACCCTTCTTTATCTAAGGAAAGTTCCTTTTCCCATACGCCTTTTTTTTGACGAGTCATGACGTACAGTTCCTCTTTCCCGCTATTTGCATGTATTAATTTTAAAACCACTGCTGATG
This genomic interval carries:
- the ytpR gene encoding YtpR family tRNA-binding protein, which translates into the protein MNLFYNKEGIGDTLIVKLEDIAIENRTFETKGDVVRIFDQKSNTTAGYNIFHASSKLKVEGNGSLELTEEMVEEVNRVLSESGFEGKLEVDLSPKFVVGYVQEKEKHPNADKLNICKVDVGTETLQIVCGAPNVDAGQKVVVAKVGAVMPSGMIIKDAELRGVPSSGMICSAKELALPNAPQEKGILVLEDKYEAGQPFQA
- a CDS encoding DUF1444 domain-containing protein translates to MAKMNSQKMRKLLEERLTGAEWSFLFDREKDTLRVEHQETKKGVTISLPGLIAKWEEKKEAALDEMVYYIKEALRVMNDEQQVTGKEKRIYPVIRSTSFPDKSNEDVPLIYDEHTAETRIYYALDLGNTYRLLDEKLIRKESLDLSAVREMAKFNLRSLPISHKKDTVAGNDFYFVNQNDGYDASRILNEAFLQDFASSVSGTMAVAVPHQDVLILADIQNETGYDILAQMTMSFFASGRVPITALSFLYENGELEPIFILGKNRSKGRD
- a CDS encoding thioredoxin family protein, translated to MEKMQTIEQYKEIIKEGKHIMMFSADWCPDCRVIEPVLPEIEANHSEYTFHYVDRDDFIDLCAELSIFGIPSFVGYSNGEETGRFVSKDRKTKEEIEEFINGLNA
- a CDS encoding DUF84 family protein, whose product is MKISIGTKNPTKVNAVKKVFGDTFTYVEVDVQSGVSPQPFSDEETIQGAINRARAAVKETGADIGIGLEGGVQETPHGLFLCNWGSLVTSKDLEPILGGGARIRLPEAVAGMLRHDKKELAEAMEVYTNQKNIRKKEGAIGIFTNGNLDRTAMFYQVVLMLKGQLDFRTNQAVQ
- a CDS encoding M42 family metallopeptidase; protein product: MNNETLSLFKTLTELPGAAGNEHQVRSFMRSQIEPLVDEVIQDGLGSLFGVRYNEEKGPKVMVAGHMDEVGFMVTSVTDKGMLRFQTLGGWWSQVLLAQRVHVVTKKGPITGVIASIPPHLLDESQRNKPMAIKNMMIDVGADSKQEVAEMGIRPGDQIVPICPFTPMANEKKILAKAWDNRYGCGLAIELLKEVKNEKLPNILYSGATVQEEVGLRGAQSAANMIKPDLFYALDASPANDTSGDKNAFGQLGKGVLLRIFDRTMVTHRGMREFILDTAETNSIPYQYFVSPGGTDAGRVHTSNNGVPSAVIGVCSRYIHTHASMIHVDDYAAAKELLVKLVRSTDQTTLDTIKQNG
- a CDS encoding peptidase; its protein translation is MKWTQLIAGAAVGFASAYILQKRKSSISSSEALTIIKSAFKQNGAIDGSWIETTTKVIQKHGLSFYGYTGGIIRTRDAKQEHYEFFIDKKSGSIIELTLNASV
- a CDS encoding YtnP family quorum-quenching lactonase; the encoded protein is METLTIGELKVTWLRGGNNHLDGGAMFGVVPKELWTKKYPISEGNRIPMRTDPLLVQTEKHLMLIDAGIGNGMLDEKKKRHFGVTEESFIAEDLQKLGFTCEDITHVIMTHLHFDHVSGLTKCSNGHFSSTFPNARIFVSEIEWNEMRNPNIRSKNTYWKQNWEFIQHQVITFSDKDEIVPGVTVHHTGGHSDGHAVVVLKGNNDILVHMGDLLPTHAHQNVLWVMAYDDYPMTSIEQKQQWLAYAYENQVWLSFYHDAFYRAVKWDNKGEIVDEIKRMHSASIQ
- the trmB gene encoding tRNA (guanosine(46)-N7)-methyltransferase TrmB; translated protein: MRLRNKPWAKDKIAENPQYVVPNPAEYKGNWKEVFGNENPLHIEVGTGKGQFLVGMAKQNPHINYIGIEMYESVILSALERLIEEELPNLKLLNVDANHLSEFFAKNDVGRVYLNFSDPWPKKRHAKRRLTYKTFLSMYENLLVDGGEIHFKTDNQGLFEYSLTSFSEYGLLLKYISLDLHKNDFEGNVMTEYEEKFSQKGSRIYRCEVKYLNEKD
- a CDS encoding YtzH-like family protein, with the protein product MPLNAEHQMNILKDILSNHQSDCCGTVAECEQVERLIQSMLAKGYASTDVQATLQNVYKYTQDAKSAAHLDEHIQTNQQNLSQWVQELSTLS
- a CDS encoding phosphotransferase family protein gives rise to the protein MEDILGSEWEITPAGGATGEAYFAKFQDRKLFLKRNSSPFLAVLSAEGIVPKLVWTRRMENGDVITAQHWLDGRELKPKDMNSSRVTELLSKIHHSNELLDMLKRLGKTPLLPEDVLADIVENVDERLQKESIVEQGISYLQAELPSVQTDKYVVCHCDVNHNNWMLGENTQLYLIDWDGAMIADPAIDLGLLLYWYINPSQWEEWLEHYGVELTENLKKRMKWYVISQTILFIEWHRSKNEHSEMNYWLEYLRMLLVNDIQAQ
- the pulA gene encoding type I pullulanase; this encodes MTGDNKFQAYLDQIDRITLLVPTSYHEGQIDFFVIKSTQMHETISIENVHELEGFIKYEGKVAGSIEIGQSYVICDNYGEKVPLQVGAVIRTKEFDERFYYNQNDLGAAFYSDHIMIKIWAPTASAVVLKLIHANSGKEELYVMTRQKKGVWEKELSLDKEGYYYRFLIDVNGRTNEAVDPYAVAATANSEYGVLINLHTAYVHLHEKPPFLQPTDAVIYEMHVRDFSIHPSSGIEKKGTYLAVIESSGHPGKTTGLHYLKELGVTHLEFLPINDFGGVDELNPHASYNWGYNPLLFNVPEGSYSADPSNPATRIAEVKQLISTLHQQGFRVIIDVVYNHVFVREESPFEKIVPGYYFRHDEFGMPSNGTGVGNDFASERKMVQKFIIDSVLFWIKEYDVDGFRFDLMGILDIETMNIIREKINEIDSTILVFGEGWDLNTPLSYNQKAIMANARQTPQIGYFNDRFRDSVKGSTFDVYEKGFISGNIHQKEAVQSVIAGSILDKEDSRALFINLAQSVNYVESHDNHTLWDKLTNSNGEEDEDTRRSRHRLATAIVLLSQGIPFLHSGQEFYRTKQGVENSYNSPDDINALDWNRRIKFSRDVNWVQELIRIRKQHGAFRLGDASAIRQHVSFLNTPQSVIGYCLSNVLAYGPWKNIIVFFNQGLMEEKIVLPEGPWKIALDHCKVYKNGYPTIENNAINVSKLSVLILFQT